A genome region from Fodinibius salicampi includes the following:
- the trpC gene encoding indole-3-glycerol phosphate synthase TrpC codes for MSTILDEIVEQTAVDLKKRKKKVSFNDLDSFEYFEQPVRNFRDALKQADEVSIIAEIKKASPSKGLIRPDFDPEKIANQYEKGGAAAISVLTDKPAFRGDLKYLESVRNKTSIPLLRKDFIIEPYQIKEARSYGADAVLLIVAITDGHQLEELLHAAEEFGLQALVECYSEEDYERVPFEFVDILGVNNRDLRNFEVDLHRGVDLLNKAPEETVLISESGLSSADDLHYLFNNDIHAALIGEYFMRQPDPGDAVKKLKDNVQELIKNSQNSK; via the coding sequence ATGTCTACTATACTTGATGAAATTGTAGAACAAACAGCAGTTGATCTCAAAAAAAGAAAAAAGAAAGTCAGCTTTAATGATTTAGATTCGTTTGAATATTTTGAGCAACCGGTTAGGAATTTTCGTGACGCGTTAAAACAGGCCGATGAGGTATCAATTATTGCGGAGATAAAGAAGGCTTCTCCATCTAAAGGGCTCATACGCCCCGACTTTGATCCCGAGAAAATTGCTAATCAGTATGAAAAGGGCGGAGCTGCTGCTATTTCTGTTTTGACCGATAAACCGGCATTCAGAGGTGATCTGAAATACCTTGAAAGTGTTCGTAATAAAACTTCTATTCCATTGTTGCGCAAAGATTTTATTATAGAACCATATCAGATTAAGGAAGCGCGATCTTATGGAGCAGATGCGGTTTTATTAATTGTTGCAATAACGGATGGCCATCAGCTTGAGGAGTTATTGCATGCTGCCGAGGAATTTGGATTACAGGCGCTGGTAGAATGCTATTCGGAAGAGGATTATGAACGTGTACCTTTTGAATTTGTTGATATACTTGGAGTTAATAATAGAGATTTAAGAAACTTTGAGGTCGATTTACACCGCGGAGTAGACCTCCTGAATAAAGCTCCGGAAGAAACGGTCCTGATCTCTGAAAGTGGTCTGAGCAGTGCCGATGATCTACATTATTTATTTAATAATGATATTCATGCAGCACTGATAGGAGAATATTTTATGCGTCAACCTGATCCGGGTGACGCGGTAAAAAAACTGAAGGATAATGTGCAAGAGCTAATAAAAAACTCACAGAACAGTAAATAA
- a CDS encoding phosphatidylserine decarboxylase family protein yields the protein MFAREGYLSIFIAVLFALLLSAGAYYLDHWFSYVIYAIAGLLVAFILFFFRDPDRDITKGENIVISPADGNVVLIQDVEEDRYIKGPAKQISIFLSPLDVHVNRVPVTGKLEYLEYHPGQYLMAWDHRASELNERADFGVRHKSGTKIFFRQITGFMARRIVYHIKQGEDIVAGERFGMMKFGSRMDILVPASAEVNISEGDRAVAGKTILATINL from the coding sequence ATGTTCGCACGCGAGGGATATTTATCCATATTTATAGCGGTACTCTTTGCATTGCTGCTAAGTGCCGGGGCGTACTATTTGGATCATTGGTTTTCGTATGTTATCTATGCAATCGCCGGTTTACTGGTTGCCTTTATTCTCTTTTTTTTCCGCGATCCTGATCGAGATATTACAAAGGGCGAAAACATCGTTATTTCTCCCGCTGATGGGAATGTGGTGCTTATACAGGACGTTGAAGAAGACCGATATATAAAAGGGCCGGCAAAACAGATCAGTATTTTTCTTTCTCCTTTGGATGTTCATGTTAACCGCGTACCTGTCACTGGAAAGCTGGAGTATTTGGAATATCATCCCGGTCAGTATTTGATGGCTTGGGACCACCGGGCCTCCGAGCTAAATGAGCGGGCAGATTTTGGGGTACGTCATAAAAGTGGTACAAAGATATTTTTCAGGCAAATAACCGGCTTTATGGCCCGTCGAATCGTTTACCATATTAAACAGGGTGAAGATATAGTTGCGGGTGAAAGATTTGGGATGATGAAATTTGGATCCAGAATGGATATACTTGTCCCCGCCAGTGCAGAGGTCAATATTTCTGAAGGTGACCGGGCAGTGGCTGGCAAAACAATTTTAGCTACGATTAATTTGTGA
- a CDS encoding DUF4837 family protein, with amino-acid sequence MKSLLKIGLLILTAVVWISCEGDYRQEATGGSGQVTVMMDSTQWDSETAEALRETYGRWVRTIPNPQPLFNLQFKDFQNNDELERLKRSKNLIVAAPIDDSTNTAQFIRALLSDEIESQVQNGESFAFPLQDRWYRNQWTMILSAPTDSALAEQIRNSEKTLTDHLMEKEFARWKEEVYERGEQTELADSLWTEAGWKIRIQHDWRKSIDTTYTDNGEENHFFTMRRPLPENDRWFWAWWKEDVTDNSFLDDEWINAKRDSLMEQWIRGTRDSSYVTTEYRRPVETESFEINGDLAYETLGTWRMTKDAMGGPFANLTIYDDETDRLFILEFGQFAPKYDKRRFVRQFRTMLRTFESDSTWQGPTQ; translated from the coding sequence ATGAAATCATTATTGAAAATTGGACTACTAATTTTAACAGCGGTTGTCTGGATTAGCTGTGAGGGAGATTATCGTCAGGAAGCAACTGGCGGATCTGGTCAAGTGACAGTAATGATGGATTCCACACAGTGGGATAGTGAAACTGCCGAGGCTTTACGGGAAACATACGGTCGATGGGTACGAACGATCCCCAATCCCCAGCCCCTCTTTAATCTGCAATTTAAGGACTTTCAAAATAATGATGAGCTTGAGCGTTTAAAGCGGTCTAAAAATTTAATCGTTGCCGCTCCTATTGACGACAGCACCAACACAGCCCAATTTATCCGTGCTTTACTTAGTGATGAGATTGAGAGCCAGGTTCAAAATGGGGAGTCCTTTGCTTTTCCGCTTCAGGACAGATGGTATAGAAACCAGTGGACAATGATTCTTTCCGCTCCAACCGACTCGGCTCTGGCTGAACAGATTCGCAATTCGGAAAAAACCTTAACCGATCACCTGATGGAAAAAGAATTTGCTAGATGGAAGGAAGAGGTTTATGAAAGGGGAGAACAGACAGAGTTAGCTGATAGTTTATGGACTGAAGCCGGTTGGAAAATAAGGATTCAGCATGACTGGAGGAAAAGTATCGATACTACTTATACTGATAATGGCGAAGAAAATCATTTCTTTACAATGCGCCGGCCGCTGCCGGAAAACGACCGGTGGTTTTGGGCGTGGTGGAAAGAAGATGTCACCGACAATAGTTTTTTGGATGACGAATGGATTAACGCTAAGCGCGATTCTCTGATGGAACAATGGATTCGGGGTACGCGGGACAGTTCGTATGTAACGACTGAATATCGTCGCCCGGTAGAAACAGAATCTTTCGAGATAAATGGAGATTTAGCCTATGAAACGCTTGGTACCTGGCGAATGACTAAAGATGCCATGGGCGGCCCCTTTGCGAACTTGACCATATATGATGATGAAACGGATCGGTTGTTTATTTTAGAGTTTGGCCAGTTCGCTCCCAAGTATGATAAGCGAAGGTTTGTGCGCCAGTTTAGAACCATGCTTCGCACCTTTGAATCCGATTCAACGTGGCAAGGTCCTACTCAATAA
- the trpS gene encoding tryptophan--tRNA ligase, whose product MKTILSGIQSSGKLHLGNYFGALRQHIQMQEQGDAFYFIANYHSLTSINDGEQIRQNTIDVALDYLALGLDPEKCTFFVQSDVPQVAELAWILGTFCPVSLMEKGVAYKDKVGQGLSPNIGLFTYPILQAADILIYHSDLVPVGQDQKQNIEICRDLAGKFNHNYGNDYLKLPEEHIVESVAIVPGVDGRKMSKSYGNTINIFDEGKTLKKKVMSIKTDSTPLDEPKDPENCNVFALIKLFADEEKQKEIAEKYRAGGYGYGHAKKELLAMIEEYFAEARERRKELSQDLDRVHDILQEGGEKARKRAETVMEPIREVTGLFKSHQYSLKS is encoded by the coding sequence ATGAAGACGATTTTATCCGGTATCCAATCATCCGGTAAACTACATTTAGGAAATTATTTTGGAGCACTTCGCCAGCATATTCAAATGCAGGAACAGGGAGATGCATTTTATTTTATTGCTAATTATCATTCTCTGACTTCCATTAATGATGGCGAACAAATACGCCAGAATACTATTGATGTAGCCTTGGATTATTTGGCACTGGGACTGGATCCCGAAAAGTGTACGTTCTTTGTTCAAAGTGATGTACCACAAGTCGCTGAACTGGCTTGGATTTTAGGCACTTTTTGTCCGGTGAGTTTAATGGAGAAAGGGGTGGCCTATAAGGATAAAGTCGGACAAGGGCTGAGCCCGAATATTGGATTATTTACCTATCCGATTCTGCAAGCGGCGGATATCCTAATTTATCATTCGGATTTGGTACCTGTGGGACAAGATCAAAAACAAAATATCGAAATTTGTCGCGATTTGGCTGGGAAATTCAATCATAATTATGGCAATGATTATCTAAAACTTCCAGAAGAGCATATTGTTGAATCCGTAGCAATTGTACCGGGAGTCGATGGACGAAAGATGAGTAAATCCTATGGCAATACGATTAATATTTTTGATGAGGGTAAAACCCTTAAAAAGAAGGTAATGTCTATTAAAACGGACTCAACACCCCTGGATGAACCAAAAGATCCGGAGAACTGCAATGTATTCGCTCTTATAAAACTTTTTGCGGATGAGGAGAAGCAAAAGGAAATAGCCGAAAAATATCGCGCAGGAGGGTATGGATATGGTCATGCCAAGAAGGAGCTTTTAGCAATGATTGAAGAATACTTTGCCGAAGCGCGTGAGCGAAGAAAAGAATTGTCCCAAGACTTGGATCGGGTTCACGATATTTTACAAGAAGGAGGCGAGAAAGCTCGAAAAAGGGCTGAAACCGTGATGGAACCGATTCGAGAAGTAACGGGATTATTTAAATCCCACCAATATTCACTGAAAAGCTAA
- the trpB gene encoding tryptophan synthase subunit beta: MKYDLPTKEGYYGNFGGKFVPEILIPVLETLEEAYNEAWADKEFRQEYLDLLNDYVGRPTKLTYANRLTEYYGKAKIYLKREDLCHTGAHKINNAIGQILLAKRMGKERIIAETGAGQHGVATATACAKFGVDCIVYMGAEDMERQKLNVERMRLLGAEVRSVESGSKTLKDATNEAIRDWVTNVEDTFYIIGSVVGPHPYPKMVRNFHRIIGDETRRQLQEAEGRGPDYLLACVGGGSNAIGLFYPFIEDESIKMYGLEASGLGANTDQTAATLTIGEPGVLHGSMSYLLQDKEGQIQLAHSISAGLDYPGIGPEHSYLRDSGRVTYAGITDDQAMKGVKLLSDLEGIIPALETAHAIAYLDELMPQTSKDEIVVLNCSGRGDKDMGTISKNL, from the coding sequence ATGAAATACGATCTGCCAACAAAAGAAGGTTATTACGGTAATTTCGGCGGTAAATTTGTTCCGGAAATATTGATTCCCGTTCTGGAAACTTTAGAGGAAGCATATAATGAAGCTTGGGCTGATAAGGAATTCCGTCAGGAATATCTTGATTTGCTTAATGATTATGTAGGCCGGCCAACAAAGCTTACCTATGCCAACCGATTAACAGAGTACTACGGCAAAGCCAAGATATATCTTAAGCGAGAGGATTTATGTCATACCGGGGCCCACAAGATTAACAATGCAATCGGGCAGATATTACTGGCCAAGCGTATGGGAAAGGAGCGCATAATTGCTGAGACCGGAGCGGGACAGCATGGCGTAGCTACCGCTACAGCATGCGCTAAATTTGGCGTTGACTGTATTGTATATATGGGCGCCGAAGATATGGAGCGGCAAAAGCTGAATGTTGAACGCATGCGTTTGCTTGGGGCTGAAGTACGATCCGTTGAGAGTGGTTCAAAGACCCTGAAAGATGCAACCAATGAGGCCATACGTGACTGGGTGACTAATGTGGAAGATACCTTCTATATTATCGGTTCGGTAGTGGGGCCACATCCCTATCCAAAGATGGTACGCAATTTCCATCGCATCATTGGTGATGAAACACGTCGCCAGCTGCAGGAGGCCGAAGGACGAGGGCCGGACTATCTGCTCGCCTGCGTAGGAGGTGGCTCAAATGCGATAGGGCTGTTTTATCCCTTTATAGAGGATGAATCCATAAAGATGTACGGACTTGAGGCCTCGGGTTTGGGCGCCAATACTGATCAGACAGCGGCTACATTAACAATTGGAGAACCGGGTGTGCTACACGGATCAATGAGTTATTTACTGCAGGATAAAGAAGGCCAGATTCAGCTGGCACATTCTATTAGTGCAGGACTTGATTATCCGGGAATTGGTCCCGAGCACTCCTATCTGCGTGATTCAGGAAGAGTTACCTATGCCGGAATTACGGACGATCAGGCTATGAAGGGAGTAAAACTACTTTCCGATCTGGAAGGGATTATACCAGCATTGGAGACGGCTCACGCCATTGCTTACCTGGATGAGTTGATGCCACAAACTTCCAAAGATGAAATTGTGGTATTAAACTGTTCTGGCCGCGGAGATAAAGACATGGGCACGATATCAAAGAACTTATAA
- the pssA gene encoding CDP-diacylglycerol--serine O-phosphatidyltransferase encodes MKYPIQKWKRFRRRRKQKKKKGPRKQIPRIVVPSFFTLMNLFCGFLAIISISEGRLFFGAWLIVIAGLFDALDGFMARLSNATSQFGIELDSISDVVSFGVAPGFLLYTFGLSEMPFVGIILSALPPLCGAVRLARYNVDAQESRTDFFKGLPIPAQAIMIAAFYLTFYNRPELFSDLKYGLNSVLVPLIVLLSFLMVSTIPFDKIPSFDKQSIKKHKGKLALFLFYGVLILLLQEVGLMIVFSAFIIKGLIIGGIVFYKEAFQNGEY; translated from the coding sequence ATGAAATATCCAATACAGAAGTGGAAACGGTTTCGACGGCGTAGGAAGCAAAAGAAGAAAAAGGGGCCCCGGAAGCAGATTCCACGGATTGTAGTTCCCAGCTTTTTTACGCTCATGAACCTTTTTTGCGGCTTTCTGGCGATTATCAGTATATCCGAAGGGCGATTATTTTTTGGAGCCTGGCTTATTGTGATTGCAGGACTTTTTGATGCGCTGGATGGATTTATGGCTCGCCTTTCCAATGCAACCAGTCAATTTGGTATTGAACTTGATTCTATCAGCGATGTAGTGTCTTTTGGCGTGGCGCCCGGTTTTTTACTTTATACGTTCGGTCTGTCAGAAATGCCCTTTGTCGGGATTATTTTAAGTGCGCTTCCACCACTTTGCGGGGCTGTTCGCCTGGCAAGATATAACGTGGACGCCCAGGAAAGTCGAACCGATTTTTTCAAAGGACTGCCGATACCGGCTCAAGCTATTATGATTGCGGCTTTTTACCTTACTTTCTACAATCGGCCTGAGTTATTTTCAGATTTAAAGTATGGTCTCAACTCAGTATTAGTTCCCCTTATTGTTCTGCTATCATTTTTAATGGTTAGCACCATTCCATTTGATAAAATTCCAAGCTTTGATAAACAATCCATTAAAAAGCATAAAGGAAAATTGGCCCTGTTTCTTTTTTATGGAGTTCTTATTCTTTTATTACAGGAAGTGGGACTGATGATTGTATTTTCGGCCTTCATTATTAAAGGACTTATAATCGGGGGGATTGTATTTTACAAGGAGGCTTTTCAGAATGGAGAGTATTAA
- a CDS encoding phosphoribosylanthranilate isomerase: protein MAPNKERTKVKICGITTLEDARFVSGALADYVGFIFYERSPRHVTPAKAGAIINWVEGPKCVGVFVNQPLDDVNMISRQTGIDYVQLHGNENPEYCELVDKPVIKAIHIEEKDTADDIISRLEPYLEVAEFFLFDTKVEKQWGGTGETFDWKKLNKITDRAPFFLSGGLDDRNIRKACETVSPYAVDLSSGLEEEPGIKDFSKVESFMDEMREIWDMQEKGDFS from the coding sequence ATGGCACCTAATAAGGAACGAACAAAAGTCAAAATTTGTGGAATAACAACACTTGAAGATGCCCGCTTTGTTTCTGGGGCGCTGGCTGATTATGTAGGATTTATTTTTTATGAAAGAAGTCCACGACATGTTACACCCGCCAAAGCTGGTGCTATTATTAACTGGGTAGAGGGCCCCAAATGTGTGGGAGTGTTCGTGAACCAGCCTTTGGATGACGTTAATATGATTAGCAGGCAGACTGGTATTGATTATGTCCAGCTGCATGGAAATGAAAATCCGGAATACTGTGAGCTTGTTGATAAACCTGTTATTAAAGCTATTCATATCGAAGAGAAGGATACAGCTGATGATATAATTTCCCGTTTGGAGCCCTATCTTGAGGTGGCAGAGTTTTTTCTTTTTGACACTAAGGTCGAGAAGCAATGGGGCGGAACTGGCGAAACTTTCGACTGGAAAAAACTGAATAAAATCACTGATCGCGCTCCGTTCTTTCTTTCCGGCGGACTTGATGATAGAAATATTCGTAAAGCATGTGAAACTGTTTCCCCTTATGCTGTGGATCTTTCGAGTGGACTCGAAGAAGAGCCTGGTATAAAAGATTTTAGTAAGGTAGAATCCTTTATGGATGAAATGCGGGAAATTTGGGATATGCAAGAAAAGGGAGACTTTAGTTAG
- the trpE gene encoding anthranilate synthase component I: MKFEKFENLAKKYTAVPVYRRLMADVMTPVSLFLKLREKAKIPFLLESVEGGEQLARYSFLGRNPYQILRYEKDEVTLQKEGNVEQLDQTYFEALKELTTRHTEPEIPELPRLTGGAVGFSSYDTVREIEHLPNTPPSEMEIPEAIWAFYDEVFAFDHVKQQIIIIKTVFIDDTADVDVKKRYKQAQKRLDELEELVYQPLPETNSFSINPENLTSNIDRDEFEGMVKRAKEYIYEGDIFQVVLSQRFETDFEGDRFMLYRALRMVNPSPYLFYLDFEDFALVGSSPEVLVRVQDETAQLLPIAGTRPRGETDEEDLALEEDLKNDPKEIAEHVMLVDLGRNDLSRVCQPGTVRPVREQVIERYSHVMHIVSDVKGQLAEHQTAVDALMQCFPAGTVSGAPKIRAMEIIDELEPTKRGPYAGAVGYFDFSGNMDTCIVIRTMLVTDSNVYIQAGAGIVADSDPGKEYIETKNKAGALVEALSVALTITGSE; this comes from the coding sequence ATGAAATTTGAAAAATTTGAGAATTTAGCAAAGAAATATACGGCTGTACCGGTTTACCGGCGGCTAATGGCTGATGTTATGACCCCTGTATCGTTATTCCTGAAACTTAGGGAAAAGGCTAAAATTCCCTTCCTGTTGGAATCGGTAGAAGGAGGGGAACAGTTAGCAAGGTATTCCTTTTTGGGGCGAAATCCTTATCAGATCTTGCGATATGAGAAGGATGAAGTAACGCTTCAAAAAGAAGGAAATGTTGAGCAGCTTGATCAAACTTACTTTGAGGCCTTAAAAGAATTAACGACTCGTCATACTGAACCTGAAATTCCCGAACTTCCCCGGCTAACAGGCGGGGCTGTAGGTTTTTCTTCTTATGATACTGTGCGGGAAATAGAACACCTGCCAAATACTCCACCTTCGGAAATGGAAATCCCGGAAGCAATATGGGCTTTTTACGACGAGGTGTTCGCCTTTGATCATGTCAAGCAGCAGATTATTATCATCAAAACTGTTTTTATAGATGATACAGCAGACGTAGACGTCAAGAAGCGCTATAAACAGGCGCAGAAAAGATTGGATGAGTTGGAAGAGCTCGTTTATCAGCCGTTACCTGAAACGAACTCTTTTTCTATCAATCCTGAAAACCTGACGAGCAATATTGACCGGGATGAATTTGAGGGTATGGTTAAACGTGCTAAGGAGTATATATATGAAGGAGATATTTTCCAGGTAGTGCTGTCCCAGCGTTTTGAAACAGATTTTGAGGGGGATCGCTTTATGCTTTACCGGGCGCTGCGGATGGTAAATCCTTCGCCCTATCTCTTTTACTTGGATTTTGAAGACTTTGCTTTGGTTGGCTCTTCTCCGGAAGTTTTGGTACGCGTTCAGGATGAAACAGCGCAGCTGCTACCCATAGCGGGTACGCGCCCAAGGGGAGAAACAGATGAAGAGGACTTGGCTCTAGAAGAGGATCTAAAGAACGATCCCAAGGAGATTGCTGAGCATGTGATGTTAGTGGATCTTGGACGTAATGATTTGTCCCGGGTTTGCCAGCCGGGTACGGTACGACCCGTCCGCGAGCAGGTTATTGAGCGTTATTCCCATGTTATGCACATTGTATCGGATGTTAAGGGACAACTCGCGGAGCATCAGACAGCGGTTGATGCTTTAATGCAATGCTTTCCGGCCGGAACCGTAAGCGGAGCTCCGAAAATCCGGGCAATGGAAATTATTGATGAGCTGGAACCTACCAAAAGAGGTCCCTATGCGGGAGCAGTAGGATATTTTGATTTTTCTGGTAATATGGATACCTGTATAGTTATTCGTACCATGTTGGTAACGGATTCTAATGTTTATATACAGGCCGGGGCTGGGATTGTAGCTGACAGTGATCCTGGGAAGGAGTATATAGAAACTAAGAATAAAGCCGGTGCACTTGTTGAAGCGCTGAGTGTTGCACTAACGATTACCGGTAGTGAATAA
- a CDS encoding anthranilate synthase component II yields the protein MILVIDNYDSFTYNLVDIVAQETDNYKVVRNDALSVDEVWALNPSGILISPGPGRPADAGITEPIIEQLGHKVPILGVCLGLQAIGEVFGGRVIHAPKLMHGKTSPITHDGKSIFRDIPDNFIATRYHSLILDPDQIPDILEITARSDEGVLMGIRHKEFPIEGIQFHPESVLTVEGPAIVKNWYRQTIKHNLV from the coding sequence ATGATTTTAGTCATTGATAACTACGATTCATTTACCTACAATTTGGTGGATATCGTAGCACAAGAAACGGATAATTATAAGGTCGTTCGCAACGATGCGCTCTCAGTGGATGAAGTATGGGCATTAAATCCTTCAGGGATCTTAATTTCTCCAGGCCCGGGTCGTCCGGCTGATGCAGGAATCACCGAACCCATTATTGAACAATTGGGCCATAAGGTCCCGATTTTGGGAGTTTGCCTGGGACTCCAGGCTATAGGAGAGGTGTTTGGAGGTCGTGTTATTCATGCTCCCAAGTTGATGCATGGAAAAACTTCTCCCATAACACACGACGGCAAATCTATTTTCCGGGATATTCCCGATAATTTTATCGCTACTCGCTATCATTCACTGATACTTGATCCGGATCAAATACCGGATATACTGGAAATTACCGCTCGAAGTGACGAGGGAGTGCTAATGGGAATTAGACATAAAGAATTTCCGATTGAAGGAATCCAATTTCATCCGGAAAGTGTGCTTACCGTTGAGGGGCCGGCTATCGTTAAGAATTGGTATCGACAGACGATAAAACATAATTTAGTATAA
- the trpD gene encoding anthranilate phosphoribosyltransferase → MDFNDILEQLIYRGDLSSEEAEKALRLIIAGEVENERIASFLTAMRMKGETTEELTAFVRVMREAAVKPEVETNGAVDLCGTGGDSSGTFNISTTAMFVVAGAGVPVLKHGNRSVSSKSGSADVLEVLGGVIDLQKEEVEQVFNEAGLVFMFAPNFHPAMKHVMSARRVLGIRTFFNILGPLMNPAGVKRQVIGAYSKEVARKIARILANLDTEFAYTLNSHDGLDEVSLSAQTEIFELTNSMVKDASTFDPRALDFEWADIEEVIGGDADYNAQIIRSILDNEATAAQRDIILLNAAFGIHASGKVDHLTEAKKLAEESLQSGAARQALDKFVEATNDIAQKG, encoded by the coding sequence ATGGATTTCAATGATATATTAGAACAATTAATCTACCGCGGTGATCTGTCGTCTGAGGAGGCAGAAAAAGCTCTTCGACTAATTATTGCCGGAGAGGTAGAAAACGAGCGTATTGCTTCGTTCCTAACGGCTATGAGAATGAAGGGGGAGACCACCGAAGAGCTCACTGCTTTTGTTAGAGTTATGAGGGAAGCCGCTGTCAAGCCAGAGGTAGAAACTAACGGTGCAGTGGACCTCTGCGGGACTGGAGGGGATAGTTCTGGAACTTTTAATATATCTACAACGGCCATGTTTGTGGTAGCCGGCGCAGGAGTGCCTGTGCTAAAACATGGGAACAGAAGCGTATCCAGCAAGAGTGGGAGTGCGGATGTGCTTGAAGTACTCGGAGGGGTGATTGACCTCCAAAAGGAAGAGGTGGAACAGGTTTTTAATGAAGCTGGACTCGTTTTTATGTTCGCTCCTAACTTTCATCCGGCGATGAAACACGTGATGTCTGCTCGAAGGGTCCTGGGTATTCGCACTTTCTTCAATATTTTGGGGCCACTTATGAACCCGGCAGGGGTAAAGCGGCAGGTGATTGGGGCCTATAGCAAAGAGGTCGCCCGTAAGATCGCCCGAATTTTGGCAAATCTGGATACGGAGTTTGCTTATACCCTTAACTCACACGATGGGTTGGATGAAGTAAGCTTAAGTGCCCAGACCGAAATTTTTGAGCTAACCAATAGCATGGTTAAGGATGCTTCCACTTTTGATCCCCGTGCTCTTGATTTTGAATGGGCCGATATAGAAGAGGTTATTGGAGGTGATGCCGATTATAATGCCCAAATTATTCGGTCAATATTGGATAATGAGGCAACGGCTGCCCAGCGGGATATTATTCTGCTCAATGCTGCTTTTGGAATCCATGCCTCGGGAAAAGTGGACCATCTTACAGAGGCGAAGAAGCTTGCTGAGGAAAGCCTGCAATCAGGAGCGGCACGGCAAGCACTGGATAAGTTCGTTGAAGCTACTAATGATATAGCACAGAAAGGGTAA
- the trpA gene encoding tryptophan synthase subunit alpha, protein MNNNKMIKTDNRIKQLFKRHNESSKIMSLFLTAGYPDLESTVDLILGLEENGTDFIELGMPFSDPLADGPTIQYSSNIAIEKGITMDKIFGMVRQVRQKSEIPIVLMGYINPVLRYGIDEFCEEASKAGVDGLIIPDIPIEESGMISEKIRSQGLSLIYLVAPNSSDQRMQKIDEASDGFVYCVSVTGVTGAREGDEVAQSVARFINRVKQNVVKNPKMVGFGIKTHEDAQRIATDMDGFIVGSALIDTIREHYPENDWKEKVFDFVRTLKYGKS, encoded by the coding sequence ATGAATAACAACAAGATGATTAAGACCGATAATAGAATAAAACAGCTTTTTAAGAGGCATAACGAATCCTCAAAAATAATGAGTCTCTTCTTAACGGCTGGTTATCCTGACCTGGAATCGACGGTAGATTTGATTTTAGGATTGGAAGAGAATGGAACAGATTTTATTGAATTAGGAATGCCCTTCAGTGATCCCTTGGCCGATGGCCCTACTATTCAATATTCCAGTAACATTGCTATTGAAAAGGGGATTACGATGGATAAAATTTTTGGGATGGTCCGGCAGGTCCGCCAAAAGTCTGAAATCCCTATAGTACTTATGGGGTATATTAACCCTGTTTTACGGTATGGAATTGATGAATTCTGTGAGGAAGCATCAAAAGCTGGGGTGGATGGACTTATTATTCCGGATATACCCATAGAAGAGTCTGGAATGATTTCCGAAAAAATTAGGTCTCAGGGACTTTCACTCATCTATTTGGTGGCTCCTAATTCTTCCGACCAGAGAATGCAAAAGATTGATGAGGCATCCGATGGATTCGTTTATTGTGTATCTGTGACAGGTGTTACAGGGGCTCGAGAAGGTGATGAGGTCGCCCAATCCGTCGCGCGATTTATCAACCGGGTAAAACAAAATGTGGTTAAAAATCCTAAGATGGTAGGTTTTGGAATTAAAACCCATGAAGATGCGCAACGCATAGCTACAGATATGGATGGCTTCATTGTTGGTAGTGCGCTCATAGATACCATCCGGGAACACTATCCGGAAAATGACTGGAAAGAAAAGGTATTTGATTTTGTTAGAACCTTAAAGTATGGTAAGTCTTAA